One window of Dermacentor albipictus isolate Rhodes 1998 colony chromosome 9, USDA_Dalb.pri_finalv2, whole genome shotgun sequence genomic DNA carries:
- the LOC135917969 gene encoding endothelin-converting enzyme 2-like: MLPKTTRHRSDETPSSEQDRRGRAGGLGPIASSSLGVVLTLSAITIGLSVLRYLRSNGDTLGDVGRGSWNTCQSQLCLAHFRRLRDSLNRTNSPCEDFYRFACGSWQPRVSAAQTAFRDLLDVAQLDAIRYLEAPATPTLEPHGQGRTATVLPSGRAAAQANNAHPGQRNRAERAYHFCLQRGGDVAADVATLREFLANRSLSWPDRITSVPAAHQPLDVLLDLDLNWNLGLWFSVRVSPPSAPSPGSRVTRRLVRVSHGIVSGGWKKALDAAVSRKEYKARVRRFYDALRTNNFVPISDKDVEDLRHDESTIASALSDAASGGQIEMAFPLKEIQKLATPRLTPAQWSTLLNWHLRKLNGVRVSEADRVLATNVKLLQAVDTLLGSLSIDAVLYQLGWSLVQLLGWMADPALPGRPVATTQSQADTRRADCFWAAQRAFGLAFLSGYVGVNYPVSVRTAVDSLLMTVTQTAINLFLRTPWIDRESRVAAVEKLRRVNVTLWPPDAYLNGSAVNAVLEHFPEPGGSGIPMLRFWLDSLAARRALIATKKEQKGTEAENAFFFYSEDLQSQQRALFKYHYFPNELAVSMHGLRSPLFVQGGGRAVNMGALGAQYAAALSRAFDPRGVLVDGRGSTSGLWWGKASYREYERRTACRAAGPDSVESFFEGLAAVEIAYAAFNATRSMSEGNRRGLLLKRRPPTFMGLSEDQAFFVSFCQASCAREPTDRQRLACTLPLKNFRGFAGAFACPVASAMNPATRCGFFEGQQPAPVAVPATSVRPPAPTTRRRFGGDGDDPLSLQPTPFGRHMF; the protein is encoded by the coding sequence ATGCTGCCGAAAACGACGCGTCACAGGTCCGATGAGACTCCATCGAGCGAGCAAGATAGGCGGGGGCGTGCGGGAGGTCTCGGTCCCATAGCGTCCTCGTCCCTGGGCGTGGTGCTGACGCTGAGCGCAATCACCATCGGCCTGTCGGTGCTGCGCTACCTACGGAGCAACGGCGACACCCTAGGTGACGTAGGAAGGGGCTCCTGGAACACCTGCCAGTCACAGCTGTGCCTGGCTCACTTCCGCAGGCTTAGAGACTCGCTGAACCGGACCAATTCGCCGTGCGAGGACTTTTACCGCTTCGCCTGTGGCTCTTGGCAGCCGCGCGTCAGCGCGGCGCAAACCGCCTTCCGAGACCTCTTGGACGTAGCCCAGCTAGACGCCATTCGGTACCTAGAAGCACCAGCCACGCCGACGTTGGAGCCGCACGGACAGGGCAGGACGGCAACCGTTTTGCCTAGCGGGAGAGCCGCCGCACAAGCCAACAATGCCCACCCCGGACAACGCAACCGCGCCGAACGCGCGTACCACTTCTGTCTGCAGCGCGGCGGGGACGTCGCAGCGGACGTGGCCACTCTGAGAGAGTTCCTCGCCAACCGGTCGCTGTCCTGGCCCGATCGGATCACGTCGGTACCCGCTGCACATCAACCCCTGGACGTTCTTCTGGACCTGGACCTCAACTGGAACCTCGGCCTATGGTTCTCGGTACGAGTGTCTCCTCCCTCCGCCCCGTCACCAGGAAGCAGAGTCACCCGCCGTCTCGTAAGAGTCTCGCACGGCATCGTCTCCGGCGGCTGGAAAAAGGCGCTAGACGCCGCAGTGTCGCGCAAGGAGTACAAAGCCCGCGTGCGCCGCTTCTACGACGCCCTCAGAACGAACAACTTCGTGCCCATCAGCGACAAGGACGTCGAGGATCTGCGCCACGATGAGTCGACGATCGCCAGTGCCCTGTCTGACGCCGCAAGCGGTGGCCAGATCGAGATGGCCTTCCCGCTGAAGGAGATTCAAAAGCTGGCCACGCCTCGCTTGACCCCCGCCCAATGGAGCACGCTGCTCAACTGGCACCTGAGAAAGCTCAACGGCGTTAGGGTGTCCGAGGCTGACCGCGTCCTGGCCACAAACGTCAAGTTGCTGCAGGCCGTAGACACTCTTCTGGGCTCTCTGTCCATAGATGCGGTGCTCTACCAGCTGGGATGGTCTCTCGTGCAGCTGCTCGGATGGATGGCAGACCCGGCGCTTCCGGGTCGACCTGTCGCGACGACCCAGTCACAGGCTGATACCCGGCGCGCCGACTGCTTTTGGGCAGCGCAAAGGGCCTTTGGACTCGCCTTCCTTTCCGGCTACGTGGGCGTTAACTACCCGGTGTCTGTGCGCACTGCGGTTGACAGCCTCCTGATGACCGTCACGCAGACAGCGATCAACCTGTTCCTCAGGACGCCCTGGATAGACCGCGAAAGCCGAGTGGCAGCCGTAGAGAAGCTGCGGCGCGTCAACGTCACGCTGTGGCCGCCGGATGCCTACCTGAACGGTTCCGCTGTGAACGCAGTCTTGGAGCACTTCCCGGAGCCCGGCGGCTCCGGCATCCCCATGCTACGCTTCTGGCTCGACTCCCTGGCCGCGCGCAGGGCGCTTATAGCAACGAAGAAGGAGCAGAAAGGAACCGAGGCGGAGAACGCCTTCTTCTTTTACTCCGAGGACTTGCAGTCTCAGCAGCGGGCCCTCTTCAAGTACCACTACTTCCCGAACGAACTGGCCGTCTCGATGCACGGTCTTCGCAGCCCCCTCTTCGTCCAGGGAGGAGGCCGCGCCGTCAATATGGGGGCCCTGGGAGCACAGTACGCCGCCGCCCTGTCTAGGGCGTTCGACCCACGGGGCGTCCTTGTGGACGGCCGCGGTTCGACCTCCGGTCTCTGGTGGGGCAAGGCGTCGTACAGGGAGTACGAGCGAAGAACCGCTTGCCGCGCGGCCGGTCCTGACAGCGTCGAGTCCTTCTTCGAAGGCCTCGCGGCCGTTGAGATAGCGTACGCGGCCTTCAACGCGACGCGATCCATGAGTGAGGGCAACCGGCGCGGGCTGCTGCTGAAGCGGCGACCGCCAACGTTCATGGGCCTCTCGGAAGACCAGGCCTTCTTCGTATCCTTCTGCCAGGCGTCGTGCGCCCGCGAGCCTACGGACAGGCAGCGGTTGGCCTGCACTCTGCCGCTGAAGAACTTCCGCGGCTTCGCCGGGGCTTTCGCTTGTCCGGTCGCATCCGCCATGAACCCGGCGACGCGCTGTGGCTTCTTCGAGGGACAGCAGCCGGCGCCTGTCGCCGTCCCGGCGACGTCTGTGCGACCGCCTGCGCCGACGACGCGCCGTAGATTCGGGGGCGATGGCGACGATCCCTTGTCGCTGCAGCCGACGCCCTTCGGAAGGCACATGTTCTGA